A part of Thermococcus sp. LS1 genomic DNA contains:
- a CDS encoding protein cytosolic protein yields MRRRKIVALALSLLVILPILWAIFSTPVEASDYTEVKIAYYRTLPFKEPEARILIPSKGVNTVTVLGMLPNGTPVDLGTYTGKDSIKLDYRRIEKYLQTWEEHLRKTGTDPSLVNPGIVLLGTSHKKDGLKYFVKGVPLNLKEVLKGRSFKVSVANDFRPLFSSKELEQLKPLEASAATGKTSGVDSFPPGSFPEECYPGPYGTSVCFDWVLEEVYDTKDNTVIPLAAAYLNGDVNEIDDVYLREQFMSSRTLGVEIGFSAVAAVDRSGSGANYEAQIAGMVYTLKGTRLWLKKSVRFRGEDIRRPTVVGIGIKGDIALAKYRLYGPYGPLKATMYVVMAQPEIRNGKLVPAWGKEEGAPSRYGGTFRRAMYYIERYWKPSFTVKSRDFFDVNNFDVSQSVSTLPLFSIAAPVLPKLNGPLGTDVYPILLSAGVGVTKYRSEYALVGITVGLEHRYREVSGTFYKSPVRFGYSGNEYWLSSMYADITVLPPIQSKVRPTYWNLP; encoded by the coding sequence ATGAGACGTAGAAAAATTGTTGCGTTAGCTCTTAGCTTACTGGTAATATTGCCTATTCTTTGGGCGATTTTCAGCACGCCGGTTGAGGCGAGCGACTACACGGAGGTTAAGATTGCCTACTATCGAACTCTGCCGTTCAAGGAGCCGGAAGCCAGGATCCTCATTCCGAGCAAAGGCGTGAACACCGTTACCGTCCTTGGAATGCTCCCCAACGGCACGCCGGTTGATCTCGGCACTTACACCGGCAAGGATTCAATCAAGCTGGACTATAGGCGGATTGAGAAATATCTTCAAACCTGGGAGGAACACCTCAGAAAAACCGGGACCGACCCGTCCCTCGTGAATCCGGGAATAGTTCTTCTCGGCACGAGCCACAAAAAAGACGGGCTCAAATATTTTGTGAAGGGCGTGCCCTTGAACCTCAAAGAGGTTCTAAAGGGGAGGAGCTTCAAGGTTTCAGTTGCCAATGACTTTCGCCCCCTGTTCTCCTCCAAAGAGCTTGAGCAGCTAAAGCCCCTTGAGGCGAGTGCAGCCACTGGAAAGACCTCTGGCGTTGATTCCTTCCCGCCCGGCTCCTTCCCGGAGGAGTGCTATCCCGGTCCCTACGGCACGTCGGTCTGCTTTGACTGGGTACTCGAAGAGGTCTACGATACAAAGGACAACACCGTAATACCCCTCGCCGCAGCTTACCTGAACGGTGATGTGAATGAAATTGATGATGTATATTTAAGGGAGCAGTTCATGTCTTCAAGAACCCTGGGGGTTGAGATAGGATTTTCGGCGGTCGCAGCGGTTGACAGGAGCGGTTCGGGGGCAAACTACGAGGCCCAGATAGCCGGGATGGTGTACACACTCAAAGGAACACGTCTGTGGCTTAAGAAAAGTGTTAGATTTAGAGGAGAAGACATAAGGAGGCCGACTGTGGTTGGAATCGGGATAAAGGGAGACATAGCCCTTGCCAAATATCGCTTGTATGGGCCTTATGGACCATTAAAGGCCACGATGTACGTCGTAATGGCTCAACCGGAGATAAGGAATGGGAAGCTGGTTCCCGCGTGGGGCAAGGAGGAAGGGGCACCGTCCAGATACGGTGGGACGTTCAGAAGAGCCATGTACTACATAGAACGCTACTGGAAGCCGAGCTTTACTGTCAAGTCAAGGGATTTCTTTGATGTTAACAACTTTGACGTTTCACAGAGTGTCTCCACGCTACCGCTCTTCAGCATTGCCGCGCCTGTGCTTCCAAAGCTCAACGGCCCGTTGGGAACCGATGTTTATCCGATACTGCTGTCAGCAGGTGTTGGAGTGACCAAATACCGCTCAGAGTATGCCCTCGTTGGAATTACGGTAGGGCTCGAACACAGATACAGAGAAGTCTCTGGCACCTTTTACAAGAGCCCGGTTCGCTTTGGGTATAGTGGAAACGAGTACTGGCTCAGCTCGATGTACGCGGACATTACGGTGCTCCCCCCCATTCAATCCAAGGTGCGACCCACGTACTGGAATTTGCCCTGA
- the herA gene encoding DNA double-strand break repair helicase HerA — translation MRIKEEAVGIVTGEATVSSFQFYAQPDVDLKFGDFVVAKLCKEAKERDCRWSDDVEWVIGTIRGLKNINWLLSEGKSTFHSLQLDIKEYGESIGENEALIVNVRVLGKVLLNGEKAEIVPNRVPVPNGNTVYKASSELLKAIYYGGEGFIEVGTLLLREDVPIYLDADELVSRHFAVLAVTGAGKSNTVAVLIGGIVNDLRGTVIVLDPHGDYVKLKLPGTGKDYVKLIEAKIMPEEMDSEELADLIEVASNATIQREFLAKAWETVKYENPDLGGRELMEVLMNTLNDWIANRTAYFWDEGKGAYITEELKSERIETLRGVVYRIRRFLRNYGSLLTSEDLIAQIEPGKANVIDLGPLDEGQMKVVVGKLLGKVFEARVDYEQARKNLFRLREELKERPNSKTAEEIEKFEKVMREIERRSPALAEPVLIIVEEAHIFAPQGEHNDAVRILSRIAREGRKFGVGLGIVSQRPNKLNEDVLSQTNTKIILRIVNPKDQDYVLKASEQLSSDLLGDIAALGKGEAVIVGQAISLPALVKIHNFKALGGDYGGEDIGVVARWHERALREKEEREKQAFYEEEGIEIDL, via the coding sequence ATGCGAATTAAAGAGGAAGCCGTTGGAATAGTAACAGGTGAAGCCACTGTCAGCTCATTCCAGTTCTACGCTCAGCCAGATGTAGATCTGAAGTTCGGCGACTTCGTCGTCGCCAAGCTCTGCAAGGAGGCGAAAGAGAGAGACTGCCGCTGGAGTGACGACGTCGAGTGGGTAATAGGTACGATTAGAGGCCTCAAAAACATAAACTGGCTCCTTAGCGAGGGGAAGAGCACTTTCCACTCCCTCCAGCTCGACATAAAGGAGTACGGCGAGAGCATAGGCGAGAACGAGGCTTTGATAGTGAACGTCCGCGTGCTCGGTAAGGTCCTCCTTAACGGCGAGAAGGCTGAGATAGTACCCAACCGCGTGCCGGTTCCAAACGGCAACACCGTCTATAAGGCCAGCTCGGAGCTGCTCAAGGCGATTTATTACGGTGGAGAGGGATTCATTGAGGTGGGAACACTCCTACTGAGAGAGGACGTGCCGATTTACCTCGACGCCGACGAGCTGGTTTCAAGGCACTTTGCGGTTCTGGCCGTTACGGGAGCGGGCAAGTCCAACACGGTTGCTGTTCTGATAGGAGGCATAGTCAACGATCTGAGGGGAACGGTGATAGTCCTCGACCCTCACGGCGACTACGTCAAGCTGAAGCTCCCGGGGACCGGGAAGGACTACGTCAAGCTCATCGAGGCAAAGATAATGCCGGAAGAAATGGACAGCGAAGAGTTGGCCGACCTCATAGAGGTTGCCAGCAACGCTACGATACAGAGGGAGTTTCTGGCCAAGGCATGGGAGACGGTTAAGTACGAAAACCCCGATTTAGGTGGAAGGGAGCTCATGGAAGTCCTGATGAATACGCTCAACGACTGGATAGCCAACAGAACTGCCTACTTCTGGGATGAGGGCAAAGGGGCCTATATCACGGAGGAGCTGAAGAGCGAGAGGATCGAAACGCTTCGCGGAGTGGTCTACAGGATTAGGCGTTTCCTGAGGAACTACGGCTCTCTCCTCACAAGCGAAGATTTAATAGCCCAGATAGAGCCCGGCAAGGCCAACGTGATCGACCTCGGCCCTCTTGACGAGGGTCAGATGAAGGTCGTTGTGGGCAAGCTTCTTGGGAAGGTCTTCGAGGCTCGCGTTGACTACGAACAGGCGAGAAAGAACCTCTTCAGGCTGAGGGAGGAGCTAAAAGAGAGACCGAACTCGAAGACAGCCGAAGAGATAGAGAAGTTCGAGAAGGTCATGCGCGAAATCGAGAGGAGGAGCCCAGCTTTAGCGGAGCCCGTGCTGATAATAGTCGAGGAGGCCCATATCTTTGCACCTCAGGGGGAGCACAACGACGCCGTCAGGATTCTAAGCAGGATAGCACGTGAGGGAAGGAAGTTCGGCGTTGGTCTTGGCATAGTCTCCCAGAGACCCAACAAGCTCAACGAAGACGTATTGAGCCAGACCAACACAAAGATCATCCTCAGGATAGTTAATCCCAAGGATCAGGACTACGTTCTCAAGGCGAGCGAACAGCTGAGCTCCGATCTGCTCGGAGATATCGCAGCACTCGGCAAGGGTGAGGCCGTCATAGTCGGCCAGGCTATAAGCCTGCCTGCACTCGTCAAGATACACAACTTCAAGGCATTGGGAGGAGACTACGGCGGCGAGGACATAGGTGTAGTCGCTCGCTGGCACGAAAGGGCGCTTCGGGAGAAGGAGGAAAGGGAGAAACAGGCCTTCTATGAGGAGGAGGGCATAGAGATAGACCTCTGA
- the mre11 gene encoding DNA double-strand break repair protein Mre11 encodes MRFAHLADLHLGFEQYRLPYRAEEFAQAFRETIEKVVEEKVDFILIAGDLFHQSRPSPETIKEAIEILSIPKEKGIPVFAIEGNHDRTQRRISAYHLLESLDLLYLVGLREEKVENEYLTSEKIGGKYLVKGVFERGGKSVEIHGLKYMSAAWLERNKLSDIFKPESDAILMLHQGIKELIERMMGVIPESQRDYFELKMEDLPKGYVYYALGHIHRRFETNYDIGKVVYPGSLQRWDFGDYELRYRWDGRAFKPKAGIEKGFYIVEDFEPRFVELKVRPFVDIRIEADEETAKREIKRLSTKIPSEAFVRLDLKWERPFDVSTFRDLLDVKYLYIRTRFERKLKTVKGGELPKPSEYFLPVELKAIELTGEKKFEAVEAVVELFLGEGWDEKLKNTPKEKPEEKLKDEEKSTEKDEISEKREAKKLEKVEKKEETKAKVKPKKGSDLLAWLGGGR; translated from the coding sequence ATGAGGTTCGCGCACCTGGCAGACCTCCACTTGGGCTTTGAACAGTACAGGTTGCCGTACAGGGCTGAAGAGTTCGCTCAGGCCTTCAGAGAGACAATAGAGAAAGTCGTCGAGGAAAAAGTCGATTTCATACTCATCGCCGGCGACCTCTTCCACCAGAGCAGGCCAAGCCCCGAGACCATAAAGGAAGCCATTGAAATCTTAAGCATTCCAAAAGAGAAGGGAATTCCTGTCTTCGCCATAGAGGGCAACCACGACAGAACTCAGAGGAGGATTTCAGCCTATCACCTCCTCGAAAGCCTCGACCTCCTTTACCTCGTCGGCCTGAGGGAGGAGAAGGTCGAGAACGAGTACCTGACGAGCGAGAAGATAGGCGGGAAGTACCTCGTCAAGGGTGTCTTTGAGAGAGGAGGAAAAAGCGTCGAGATTCACGGACTCAAATACATGAGCGCCGCCTGGTTAGAGCGCAATAAGCTGAGTGATATCTTCAAGCCAGAGAGCGATGCAATCCTCATGCTCCATCAGGGCATCAAGGAGCTCATAGAGAGAATGATGGGTGTCATTCCCGAGAGCCAGCGCGACTACTTCGAGCTGAAGATGGAGGACTTACCGAAGGGCTACGTCTACTATGCCCTCGGCCACATCCACAGGAGGTTCGAGACCAACTACGACATCGGGAAGGTCGTCTATCCCGGCTCCCTCCAGCGCTGGGACTTTGGCGACTACGAGCTCAGATACCGCTGGGACGGTAGAGCCTTCAAGCCAAAGGCTGGAATCGAGAAGGGCTTTTACATCGTGGAGGACTTCGAACCGCGCTTCGTTGAGCTTAAAGTTCGGCCATTCGTGGACATCAGAATAGAGGCAGATGAAGAAACCGCCAAGAGAGAGATTAAACGCTTGAGCACAAAAATCCCGAGCGAGGCCTTTGTGAGGCTCGACCTCAAGTGGGAGAGGCCCTTCGATGTCTCGACATTTCGTGATCTCCTGGACGTTAAGTATCTCTACATCAGGACGCGCTTCGAGAGGAAGCTGAAGACGGTTAAAGGTGGAGAACTGCCCAAGCCAAGCGAGTACTTCCTCCCGGTCGAGCTGAAAGCTATAGAGCTGACGGGCGAGAAAAAGTTTGAGGCTGTTGAGGCTGTCGTTGAGCTCTTCCTCGGCGAGGGATGGGACGAGAAACTCAAGAACACACCGAAAGAAAAGCCCGAAGAGAAGCTGAAAGACGAAGAAAAATCGACAGAGAAAGATGAAATTTCAGAGAAAAGAGAAGCCAAAAAGCTCGAAAAAGTGGAGAAGAAAGAGGAGACCAAAGCAAAAGTCAAGCCTAAGAAGGGTTCTGACCTCTTAGCCTGGCTCGGTGGTGGGAGATGA
- the rad50 gene encoding DNA double-strand break repair ATPase Rad50, producing the protein MKIEKLIIKDFRSHKLTKVTFTSGINLIIGQNGSGKSSLLDALLIGLYWPSKPRDLKKDDFLRIGGTATEITVFFEKDGVKYQIHRNITRGLSFVKYHDGSSWRGLESGQKQVRDWMEKLVPYDVFLNAIYIRQGEIDAILESDESREKVVRQVLGLDRYENAYKNLLEVRKEIDARIRAIEDYLKSTENIDELIGDMEKELAETLKVINELSPEIPKLRKELEGVEKRLRDLDALAEEINALQLETRKKEGNVKALEAKLQELEKRIEESRSRLRELEEKVRESNKLKGSAELYLKLVEFRKQYVDEKANGEKLAENYRAQISGIEERLAELSEMKNRLGELEKKREELKKKLAELEESVKAYEEAKTLKTNLDRLRMRLKLEPEEIERLAAEIETAKKRKEEIQRELEEINEKRGELKNRVSERNKAIMELKKAKGKCPVCNRELTEEHRKELMEKYLAEVKDVSKEIKELDSQERKLRRELVKVEGVLKRERELITQRELLEQIKELEEKLKSYDLKKLEKKAEDYENLKGELGKIEGELKSLKDELEKAKALEKKKAVLEKKLKSIEEKLAELEKKLGELGFSDIKELDEKLSELEPTYRRYLELKGAESELEREKKRLKRTEEELEDAREKLQGEFSSLEELRKRLKEKEKLYSPEEHAGIRERFTSLREELAGKRAQLEALEKKREETMENLKKLKEEKEGRKEKIKELENLKKARERVQNLREKVRRYKAMLKEGALAKVGELASEIFEELTEEKYSGVTVKAEENKVKLGVIYNGKEYGLGFLSGGERIALGLAFRLALSLYLAGEISLLILDEPTPYLDDERRRRLVDIMQRYLRKIPQVIVVSHDEELKDAADRVIRVSLENGVSSVREVELSV; encoded by the coding sequence ATGAAGATAGAGAAGCTCATAATCAAGGACTTCCGCTCCCACAAGCTCACGAAGGTAACCTTCACGAGTGGGATAAACCTCATAATTGGCCAGAACGGGAGCGGAAAGAGCTCCCTGTTGGACGCACTCCTGATAGGCCTCTACTGGCCGAGCAAGCCGAGGGACTTGAAGAAGGATGACTTCCTGAGGATAGGCGGCACCGCGACTGAAATCACAGTCTTCTTCGAGAAGGACGGCGTCAAGTACCAGATACACCGCAACATAACGCGCGGACTTTCTTTCGTCAAGTACCACGACGGAAGCAGCTGGAGGGGATTGGAGAGCGGCCAGAAGCAGGTAAGGGACTGGATGGAGAAGCTCGTCCCCTACGACGTCTTCCTCAACGCGATTTACATAAGACAGGGTGAGATAGACGCCATCCTCGAGAGCGACGAGAGCAGGGAGAAAGTTGTCAGGCAGGTTCTCGGCCTCGACAGGTACGAGAACGCCTACAAGAACCTGCTCGAGGTAAGGAAGGAGATAGACGCAAGGATAAGGGCGATAGAGGACTACCTCAAGAGCACGGAGAACATAGACGAACTGATTGGAGACATGGAGAAGGAGCTGGCCGAGACCCTCAAGGTCATAAATGAGCTCTCGCCCGAGATTCCAAAGCTGAGAAAGGAGCTGGAAGGCGTTGAAAAGAGGCTCAGGGATCTCGACGCCCTCGCCGAAGAAATCAACGCTCTCCAACTCGAGACCAGGAAGAAGGAAGGGAACGTAAAGGCCCTCGAAGCAAAGCTCCAGGAGCTGGAGAAGAGAATCGAAGAGAGCCGGAGCCGCCTCAGGGAGCTGGAAGAGAAGGTTAGGGAGTCCAACAAGCTTAAGGGAAGCGCCGAGCTCTATCTCAAGCTGGTGGAGTTCAGGAAGCAGTATGTTGATGAAAAGGCGAATGGAGAGAAGCTCGCCGAGAACTACAGGGCGCAGATTTCAGGCATAGAGGAGCGCCTGGCCGAGCTTAGTGAGATGAAGAATCGCCTCGGAGAGCTGGAGAAGAAGAGGGAAGAGCTCAAGAAAAAGCTCGCTGAACTCGAGGAGAGCGTTAAGGCCTACGAAGAGGCCAAAACCCTGAAGACCAACCTAGATCGGCTGAGAATGAGGCTCAAGCTCGAGCCAGAAGAGATTGAGAGGCTAGCCGCAGAGATTGAGACCGCCAAAAAGAGGAAGGAAGAAATCCAAAGGGAGCTCGAGGAGATAAACGAGAAGAGGGGAGAGCTGAAGAACAGGGTCAGCGAGAGGAACAAGGCCATCATGGAGCTCAAAAAGGCCAAAGGCAAGTGCCCGGTCTGCAACAGGGAGCTGACAGAGGAGCACAGGAAGGAGCTGATGGAGAAGTACTTAGCCGAAGTTAAGGATGTCTCCAAGGAGATTAAGGAGCTCGACTCGCAAGAGAGAAAGCTCAGACGGGAGCTCGTGAAAGTCGAGGGGGTTCTCAAGAGGGAGCGCGAGCTGATAACCCAGAGGGAGCTCCTCGAGCAAATAAAGGAGCTCGAGGAGAAGCTCAAGTCCTACGACCTCAAGAAGCTCGAGAAAAAGGCAGAAGACTACGAGAACCTGAAGGGGGAGCTTGGAAAGATCGAAGGTGAGCTCAAAAGCCTGAAGGACGAGCTTGAAAAGGCCAAAGCCCTCGAGAAAAAGAAGGCAGTTCTCGAGAAGAAGCTGAAGAGCATCGAGGAAAAGCTCGCCGAACTCGAGAAGAAACTCGGAGAACTCGGCTTCTCTGACATTAAGGAACTCGACGAGAAGCTCTCGGAGCTTGAGCCGACATACAGGAGGTATCTGGAGCTTAAAGGGGCGGAAAGTGAGCTTGAGAGAGAAAAGAAGCGCCTCAAACGGACGGAGGAAGAGCTGGAAGATGCAAGAGAGAAGCTCCAGGGAGAGTTCTCTTCCCTCGAGGAGCTGAGGAAGAGGCTTAAGGAGAAGGAGAAGCTCTACAGCCCGGAGGAGCACGCCGGGATCAGAGAGAGGTTCACCTCATTGAGAGAGGAGCTTGCAGGGAAGAGGGCTCAGCTCGAAGCCCTGGAGAAGAAGCGGGAGGAAACCATGGAGAACCTCAAGAAGCTCAAGGAGGAAAAAGAGGGGAGGAAAGAAAAAATCAAAGAGCTCGAGAACCTGAAGAAGGCCCGGGAGAGAGTGCAGAACCTCAGGGAGAAAGTGAGACGCTACAAAGCCATGCTGAAGGAGGGGGCCTTGGCCAAGGTCGGTGAGCTGGCAAGTGAGATATTCGAAGAACTGACGGAGGAGAAGTACTCCGGAGTTACCGTCAAGGCTGAGGAGAACAAGGTGAAACTGGGCGTCATCTACAATGGAAAGGAATACGGCCTCGGCTTCCTCAGCGGTGGCGAGAGGATTGCCCTCGGTCTGGCGTTCAGGCTTGCCCTCTCACTCTACCTGGCTGGAGAAATAAGCCTGCTTATACTCGACGAGCCAACTCCCTACCTCGACGACGAGAGAAGGAGAAGGCTTGTTGACATAATGCAGCGCTACCTCAGAAAGATTCCGCAGGTCATCGTGGTTTCCCATGACGAAGAGCTGAAGGACGCGGCCGACAGGGTGATACGGGTAAGCCTCGAGAACGGCGTTTCGAGCGTGAGGGAGGTGGAGCTGAGTGTATAG
- the nurA gene encoding DNA double-strand break repair nuclease NurA — translation MYRLIDRASVDRIKAMLQRGYAEAQSKLKDIEWRELPEERVKSRVYAVDGSQGKQRLSGTIFYAVSSYAFGNGPAYRLVYTNAMLYNQGISDQIIRLQMETLENKLGYLAAKIGNVDYVMMDGTLTGSLTRPPVYPESVKGITTIRGALEEKGLEDLVKKFIGMLDEHYSELKEGLEEHGKINGRVILADEKLDDFEEFYKAMEGFPVRDLAATLPNRGVRISGKTLDAYLKGEKSAEEIFQEILNEYGEEKKLSLDDARNAVHVVLGYLEYLYSLEKLLKKNLVYIAKSFYNRKITQKLGIDIVDVPYLDAYLRSRFGEERAGYYVITQGGKAISHRMPKVLRKHFPTVEHYIENGVAMAYIRTMKGGVIYLLQSNREINDELLSEILWHESNGYFRPLQRAHEGVKIEKKAFEAELAALLNIIKRESPELRVFLKYGRSPLE, via the coding sequence GTGTATAGGCTCATAGACAGAGCGAGCGTCGACAGGATAAAGGCGATGCTCCAGAGGGGCTACGCGGAGGCACAGAGCAAGCTGAAGGATATAGAGTGGCGTGAGCTTCCCGAGGAGCGGGTCAAGAGCAGGGTTTATGCCGTCGACGGAAGCCAGGGCAAGCAAAGGCTCAGCGGGACGATATTCTACGCCGTTTCTTCTTATGCATTCGGAAACGGTCCGGCATACAGACTCGTCTATACCAACGCGATGCTATACAACCAGGGCATATCGGACCAGATTATCCGCCTCCAGATGGAAACCCTTGAGAACAAGCTCGGCTACCTCGCGGCAAAGATTGGAAACGTTGACTACGTCATGATGGACGGTACGCTTACCGGCTCGCTCACGAGGCCTCCGGTTTATCCGGAGAGTGTGAAGGGGATAACTACGATAAGGGGCGCTCTCGAGGAGAAAGGCCTCGAAGACCTCGTGAAGAAGTTCATAGGGATGCTCGACGAGCACTATTCGGAGCTCAAAGAGGGGCTGGAGGAACACGGGAAAATCAACGGGAGAGTGATTCTCGCCGATGAGAAGCTTGATGACTTTGAGGAGTTCTACAAGGCGATGGAGGGATTTCCGGTTAGAGACCTAGCGGCAACCCTGCCTAACAGAGGGGTCAGGATATCCGGAAAGACCCTCGATGCATACCTCAAGGGCGAGAAGAGCGCTGAAGAAATATTCCAGGAGATTCTGAATGAGTACGGAGAGGAGAAAAAGCTGTCCCTTGACGACGCCAGAAATGCCGTCCATGTCGTCCTTGGATACCTTGAGTACCTCTACTCCCTCGAGAAGCTGCTCAAGAAGAATCTCGTCTACATCGCCAAGAGCTTCTACAACAGGAAGATAACTCAAAAGCTCGGCATAGACATCGTGGACGTCCCCTATCTCGACGCCTACCTCAGGAGCCGCTTTGGAGAGGAGCGGGCAGGATACTACGTCATAACGCAGGGAGGAAAGGCGATAAGCCACAGGATGCCAAAGGTTCTGAGGAAGCACTTCCCCACCGTCGAGCACTACATCGAGAACGGTGTGGCAATGGCCTACATCAGAACCATGAAGGGCGGCGTTATATACCTGCTCCAGAGCAACAGGGAAATTAACGATGAGCTTTTGAGCGAAATCCTCTGGCACGAGAGCAACGGCTACTTCAGACCCCTTCAGAGGGCGCATGAGGGAGTAAAGATAGAGAAGAAGGCCTTCGAGGCCGAGCTCGCGGCCCTGCTCAACATAATAAAGAGGGAATCGCCGGAGCTGAGGGTCTTCCTGAAGTACGGAAGGAGCCCGCTGGAGTGA
- a CDS encoding iron ABC transporter permease: protein MKKWLPALITLSIIACFLGVYIGSVNVSPSDVTGSISYGIKSALARLFPSIETGEEPKYFIIIWKLRLPRVLLAYLVGMSLASAGVASQALFKNPLADPYIIGVSAGAGIGAALAAIYAPAHMGAFALVFAIISVFVVYSVSKVDGHIPVDTLLLAGIAYGFLASAITWYLVISQGEKAHVTWMWLMGTFNGSDWGDVGEMFIIALFGVGFLLSRWRELNLILFGEESIALGLDVHLYRKLFIGVIALLTAFAVSTAGIIGFVGLVSPHVIRIILGPNHRELTPASALFGGALLVMADLLARTVAKPTELPVGIITALMGAPFFLYLLMKHKRGELYS, encoded by the coding sequence ATGAAGAAGTGGCTCCCCGCGCTGATAACCCTCTCCATTATCGCCTGCTTCCTGGGCGTTTACATCGGCTCGGTAAACGTGAGTCCTTCCGACGTCACTGGGAGCATATCTTACGGGATAAAATCGGCCCTCGCACGATTATTCCCTTCGATTGAGACGGGGGAGGAGCCAAAGTACTTCATCATCATCTGGAAGCTCCGCCTGCCCAGAGTTCTGCTGGCTTACCTCGTCGGGATGAGTCTGGCCTCGGCTGGAGTCGCTTCCCAGGCACTTTTCAAGAACCCTCTAGCTGACCCGTACATAATAGGCGTAAGCGCTGGTGCCGGAATAGGAGCCGCACTTGCCGCTATATACGCGCCGGCGCATATGGGAGCTTTTGCACTGGTTTTTGCCATCATCTCTGTCTTCGTCGTTTACTCTGTTTCCAAAGTTGACGGTCACATCCCGGTCGATACGCTTCTCCTGGCTGGCATAGCCTACGGCTTCTTAGCGAGTGCGATAACATGGTACCTTGTCATAAGCCAGGGGGAAAAGGCCCACGTGACGTGGATGTGGCTCATGGGGACCTTCAACGGCTCTGACTGGGGCGACGTGGGAGAGATGTTCATCATCGCCCTGTTTGGGGTTGGATTCCTCCTCTCGAGGTGGCGCGAGCTGAATCTAATACTCTTCGGCGAGGAAAGCATAGCGCTCGGCCTGGACGTGCATCTTTACAGAAAGCTGTTCATCGGAGTTATAGCTCTTCTAACTGCCTTTGCCGTCTCCACTGCCGGAATAATTGGCTTCGTCGGCCTCGTCAGCCCCCACGTAATCCGCATCATTCTCGGCCCCAACCACAGGGAGCTCACTCCGGCGTCGGCACTCTTCGGCGGAGCCCTTCTGGTAATGGCTGACCTTCTCGCAAGAACCGTGGCGAAGCCAACCGAGCTTCCAGTGGGAATAATCACCGCCCTGATGGGGGCACCATTCTTCCTCTACCTCCTGATGAAGCACAAAAGGGGGGAGCTGTACTCATGA
- a CDS encoding ABC transporter ATP-binding protein: protein MEVSVSFSYGEREVLKNVEFKADKGELLAIIGPNGAGKSTLLKSLVGILKPIGHVKLNGIDVLSLKPKERAKLITYVPQSSYPEFAFTIEEFVELGTYATRGDVEGALKKVGLWERRKEQITNLSGGEYQLALIARALAQGSDVILLDEPTSHLDINHALHVMELLRELSNEKIVIAVLHDLNLALRYADRLILLHRGKKRWEGKPEELSPRVVEEVYGISARIVEVDGHRVLLASI from the coding sequence ATGGAGGTGAGCGTTTCCTTCTCTTACGGCGAGAGGGAGGTTCTGAAGAACGTCGAGTTTAAGGCGGATAAGGGTGAGCTGCTCGCGATAATCGGTCCCAACGGGGCGGGAAAATCAACACTCCTGAAGTCCCTGGTGGGAATACTCAAGCCCATCGGCCACGTAAAGCTCAACGGGATTGATGTCCTCTCCCTCAAGCCCAAGGAAAGAGCGAAGCTGATAACCTATGTGCCCCAGAGCTCCTATCCGGAGTTTGCCTTCACGATAGAGGAGTTCGTCGAGCTCGGAACCTACGCGACCAGGGGCGACGTCGAGGGAGCTTTGAAGAAGGTGGGCCTGTGGGAACGCAGAAAGGAGCAGATAACCAACTTGAGCGGTGGTGAGTACCAGCTCGCCTTGATAGCGAGGGCTCTGGCCCAAGGCAGCGACGTTATCCTCCTCGACGAACCGACTTCCCACCTCGATATCAACCATGCACTTCATGTAATGGAGCTCCTCCGCGAGCTGAGCAATGAGAAGATTGTAATAGCGGTTCTCCATGACCTGAATTTAGCGCTCCGCTACGCTGACAGACTGATTCTCCTCCACAGAGGAAAGAAGCGCTGGGAGGGAAAGCCCGAAGAGCTGAGCCCGAGAGTTGTGGAGGAAGTTTACGGAATAAGCGCCAGAATCGTCGAGGTTGATGGGCACAGAGTCCTTCTCGCAAGCATCTAG